In a genomic window of Virgibacillus sp. SK37:
- a CDS encoding HindVP family restriction endonuclease: MANEESGLFGLKYSNRDFTEEDNWGKNQFNSSFPAALACYMDSKNINPVYLKLGSEDSSLKVYKDYITVRNLFRIPEDKTIDDVYYEFEGLYEPHNELDRSLLRSDLVIKSLTDGEEPPEYYSHHEVKLTAIPDSATYHKDEVQYGSEIVIRTVSIIHLAINIVEIYKHDKLSLERLLNPVTDRITDWTDEYTLLELLPDMIYTLNSILSANLDKQSPLIMNPVWKTKGKTPALEDNCLDMFVWSDFALTRLFIDSINVNRTKIDRYSRALVWLLYLLHQSTFNDRIDSSKIYTMPFHNQTDKAFASNGNKTNPYMRSNELLTPRIKREEIANIVLGGGQKMLSPERRFDAAISASTDIFEEE; the protein is encoded by the coding sequence ATGGCAAACGAAGAATCTGGGTTGTTTGGATTGAAATATTCAAATAGAGATTTTACAGAAGAAGATAATTGGGGAAAAAATCAGTTTAACAGTAGTTTTCCTGCTGCATTAGCCTGTTATATGGACAGTAAGAATATTAACCCTGTTTATCTTAAGTTAGGTAGCGAAGATAGTAGTCTAAAAGTATATAAAGACTACATAACTGTAAGGAATCTGTTTAGAATACCAGAAGATAAAACAATTGATGATGTCTATTATGAATTCGAAGGATTGTACGAACCACACAATGAGTTGGATAGGTCCTTATTGAGAAGTGATTTAGTTATTAAGTCTCTTACAGACGGGGAAGAACCACCAGAATACTATTCTCACCATGAAGTTAAACTCACAGCAATACCTGACAGTGCAACTTATCATAAAGACGAGGTTCAGTATGGAAGTGAGATTGTTATTAGAACGGTCTCTATAATACACTTAGCAATTAATATAGTAGAAATATATAAACATGATAAACTTTCTTTAGAAAGATTATTGAATCCAGTTACTGATAGAATCACAGACTGGACTGACGAGTATACATTATTGGAATTGTTACCTGATATGATATATACACTTAATAGTATATTAAGTGCAAATCTTGACAAACAAAGTCCTTTAATCATGAACCCAGTCTGGAAAACTAAAGGGAAAACTCCAGCATTAGAAGATAATTGTTTGGATATGTTTGTATGGTCTGACTTTGCACTTACAAGACTTTTTATCGACTCAATAAATGTAAATAGAACTAAAATAGACCGTTATTCGCGCGCACTTGTTTGGTTACTATATCTGTTACATCAATCTACATTTAATGATAGAATAGATAGTAGTAAAATTTATACTATGCCTTTTCATAATCAAACGGATAAGGCTTTTGCTTCTAATGGCAATAAGACAAATCCGTATATGAGAAGTAATGAGTTATTAACACCTAGAATTAAAAGAGAAGAAATTGCAAATATAGTCTTAGGGGGCGGTCAAAAAATGCTAAGCCCTGAAAGAAGATTTGATGCTGCAATTTCTGCCTCTACTGATATATTTGAAGAAGAATAA